In a genomic window of Phragmites australis chromosome 14, lpPhrAust1.1, whole genome shotgun sequence:
- the LOC133891771 gene encoding uncharacterized protein C24B11.05-like isoform X1, producing MESYTVGAKFDCLLFDMDDTLYPLSLGINLACRKNIQDYMLNKLQIEESQVPTMCLDLYKEYGTTMAGLKLLGYDFDYDDFHACVHGTLPYEKLKPDPVLRQLLLSLPQRKIIFTNSDKAHAARVLEKLGLENCFEGIICFETLNPSTEQDADGQKNADDADTDGGRRAGSDDSAPPSRGILCKPSLESMEAVIEIAKLDPKRTVFLDDSARNIAAGKAAGLHTVIVGSSALVPGADVALESIHNLKEALPELWEVTAGEHVEAVLRPTGVETTVLA from the exons ATGGAGTCGTACACTGTTGGAGCCAAATTTGATTGCTTGCTATTTG ACATGGATGACACTCTCTACCCACTGAGCTTAGGCATCAACTTAGCATGCCGCAAGAACATACAAG ATTATATGCTGAACAAGCTGCAAATTGAAGAGAGTCAGGTTCCCACGATGTGCCTAGATTTGTACAAGGAGTATGGAACTACAATGGCTGGCCTTAAG CTTTTGGGATATGATTTCGACTACGACGACTTCCACGCTTGCGTCCACGGAACCCTGCCATATGAGAAGCTGAAGCCGGACCCGGTCCTGAGGCAACTGCTACTATCTCTGCCACAGAGGAAGATA ATTTTCACCAACTCTGACAAGGCCCATGCGGCAAGAGTCCTGGAGAAGCTCGGGCTAGAGAACTGCTTCGAAGGCATCATCTGCTTCGAGACCCTAAACCCGTCGACCGAACAAGATGCTGATGGCCAGAAGAATGCAGACGACGCTGACACTGACGGAGGCCGTAGAGCTGGTTCTGACGACTCAGCTCCTCCTAGCAGGGGAATCCTGTGCAAGCCTTCTCTGGAGTCCATGGAAGCTGTCATAGAGATCGCCAAGCTCGACCCCAAGAGAACG GTGTTCTTGGACGACAGTGCGCGCAACATCGCCGCGGGGAAGGCGGCCGGCTTGCACACCGTAATT GTGGGGAGCTCGGCGCTGGTGCCAGGGGCGGACGTGGCGCTGGAGAGCATCCACAACCTCAAGGAGGCGCTGCCGGAGCTCTGGGAGGTCACCGCCGGCGAGCACGTCGAGGCTGTACTCCGGCCCACCGGCGTGGAGACCACGGTGCTTGCATGA
- the LOC133891771 gene encoding uncharacterized protein C24B11.05-like isoform X2, whose amino-acid sequence MESYTVGAKFDCLLFDMDDTLYPLSLGINLACRKNIQDYMLNKLQIEESQVPTMCLDLYKEYGTTMAGLKLLGYDFDYDDFHACVHGTLPYEKLKPDPVLRQLLLSLPQRKIIFTNSDKAHAARVLEKLGLENCFEGIICFETLNPSTEQDAGSDDSAPPSRGILCKPSLESMEAVIEIAKLDPKRTVFLDDSARNIAAGKAAGLHTVIVGSSALVPGADVALESIHNLKEALPELWEVTAGEHVEAVLRPTGVETTVLA is encoded by the exons ATGGAGTCGTACACTGTTGGAGCCAAATTTGATTGCTTGCTATTTG ACATGGATGACACTCTCTACCCACTGAGCTTAGGCATCAACTTAGCATGCCGCAAGAACATACAAG ATTATATGCTGAACAAGCTGCAAATTGAAGAGAGTCAGGTTCCCACGATGTGCCTAGATTTGTACAAGGAGTATGGAACTACAATGGCTGGCCTTAAG CTTTTGGGATATGATTTCGACTACGACGACTTCCACGCTTGCGTCCACGGAACCCTGCCATATGAGAAGCTGAAGCCGGACCCGGTCCTGAGGCAACTGCTACTATCTCTGCCACAGAGGAAGATA ATTTTCACCAACTCTGACAAGGCCCATGCGGCAAGAGTCCTGGAGAAGCTCGGGCTAGAGAACTGCTTCGAAGGCATCATCTGCTTCGAGACCCTAAACCCGTCGACCGAACAAGATGCTG GTTCTGACGACTCAGCTCCTCCTAGCAGGGGAATCCTGTGCAAGCCTTCTCTGGAGTCCATGGAAGCTGTCATAGAGATCGCCAAGCTCGACCCCAAGAGAACG GTGTTCTTGGACGACAGTGCGCGCAACATCGCCGCGGGGAAGGCGGCCGGCTTGCACACCGTAATT GTGGGGAGCTCGGCGCTGGTGCCAGGGGCGGACGTGGCGCTGGAGAGCATCCACAACCTCAAGGAGGCGCTGCCGGAGCTCTGGGAGGTCACCGCCGGCGAGCACGTCGAGGCTGTACTCCGGCCCACCGGCGTGGAGACCACGGTGCTTGCATGA